In the genome of Dunckerocampus dactyliophorus isolate RoL2022-P2 chromosome 6, RoL_Ddac_1.1, whole genome shotgun sequence, one region contains:
- the kif16ba gene encoding kinesin-like protein KIF16B isoform X3, whose amino-acid sequence MAKCIIKMDGTKTTITNLKIPEGITGDSTRDRTKTFTYDFSYDSADCKSSTFVSQDKVFRDLGSDVLKAAFEGYNACVFAYGQTGSGKSYTMMGNPGDAGLIPRICERLFGRIADATRWDEASFRTEVSYLEIYNERVRDLLRRKSTQTYNLRVREHPKDGPYVEDLSKHLVQNYSDVEELMEAGNINRTTASTGMNDVSSRSHAIFTINFTQAKFDAEMPSETVSKIHLVDLAGSERADSTGATGVRLKEGGNINKSLVTLGNVISALADLTQDGVNTNQKKKSVFVPYRDSVLTWLLKDSLGGNSKTIMIATVSPADINYGETLSTLRYANRAKNIINKPTINEDANVRLIRELRAEIARLKALLIEGNQIALLDSPTALSMEEKLHQNEARVLQLTKEWTNKWNETQNILKEETLALRKEGIGVVLDSELPHLIGIDDDLLSTGIILYHLKEGRTFVGREDASTEQDIILHGLDLESEHCVFENQNGTVTLVPLSGAQCCVNGVQVTTPTQLNQGAVILLGRTNMFRFNHPKEAAKLREKRKSGLLSSFSLSMSDLSQSCENLSTVMLYNPGLYTDKGPIFLRLEFERQQREELDKLEVKRRLIKEMEAKQQSEKAELERLQQEVESQRKESEEVHQRILRQEESLRRRSQDMEILLRHLLEEKQRFEEDRRSQLQEVQEGAEEKQDEEQREIYRELEELKRAREEQHARLETERRRLEEQEKEQLSLVGRLQAQLRDEEEAALSLQSQEEAGRLEEEQRSLADIREALLRAREVGGAIEEARNACDRYTDFKGTQVEELGRMEEALQRQKEHLEKEVTSLIPLAHNLKEEQHLHSKERQLRNLAQNLLPALAEEKQRAEELLEHPPGPQELLYQVEKELQEKEEKLEGHRACAQHLLHLQETYQFTADVARQEEKVRLKEKEILESKEKQQQEALEEAVGRLKRRHLALRRCASMEEKVAHREEQESYKREENSRTTHVHTLLPLSDDRINAYIEEEVQRRLRNMNLLNGLSLSCQPLQEEQASTSTQEEDKPPNKNNPLKFKYETDASVHQNPPEAQQNPQAEPGTWEEEPASMLEFRFGWDHMDENRNMTEHVDKRRVRSLACDPASSEELTGHGTRTCSHQNSESKEPYDGQTVPLESKKRSSLGYFAVKLSEVYRTAGLGLQVTRDIFHGVGVRDVKDLLSYYVTLMSKEFPLIHLREPTAEPVADPAVEPPHVHTGHKVSLLNVAKDGALPLSVDWSNLAKGSVSCVKSFGPHVFSQSLVLMPPALDRLQASPSHKMLETLETLAPCSRVGLLLSVFWLRTASAEKPLPQAACLLVSEKALTVVSSGAGSEDTLAVFQHVGLCQIHKVQISLAGQHVHLLGSSNDVLLVVFTHSKELAQEFCRVVLNAVAPEKSSELVKGHPLLDNDLMVLCLDWTARVPDIVMDHLVITSRFKRVLADLLYVVHGNMAGSDKPSLAAIQPLLYTSTRISCTDPDAILQFFLTDTHVVLLQEDAVFHPALPGSILLPVQPHFRILDLRRRKDISCVLLKRRQECLLVQIVFKNPPNGSTHQSHSWKLSFGCIPEVAILVQHLCS is encoded by the exons CGAGCGTGTCAGGGATCTGCTGAGGAGGAAGTCCACTCAGACTTACAACCTGAGAGTGAGGGAGCACCCCAAGGATGGACCTTATGTAGAAG ATCTGTCCAAACACCTGGTCCAGAACTACAGCGATGTAGAGGAGCTCATGGAGGCAGGAAACATCAACCGCACCACTGCTAGCACGGGCATGAACGACGTCAGCAGCCGCTCGCACGCCATCTTCACTATAAACTTTACGCAG GCTAAGTTTGATGCTGAGATGCCCAGTGAGACTGTCAGCAAGATCCACCTAGTGGACCTGGCTGGCAGCGAGCGGGCAGACTCCACTGGTGCCACAGGTGTCAGGCTGAAAGAAGGCGGCAACATCAATAAGTCTCTGGTCACACTGGGAAACGTCATCTCTGCTCTGg CTGACCTGACGCAGGACGGCGTCAACACCAACCAGAAGAAGAAGTCTGTCTTTGTCCCTTACAGAGACTCTGTGCTAACATGGCTGCTCAAGGACAGCCTGGGCGGGAACTCCAAGACCATCATGATCGCCA CCGTCTCCCCCGCCGACATCAACTACGGCGAGACGCTGAGCACGCTGCGGTATGCCAACCGTGCCAAGAACATCATCAACAAGCCCACCATCAACGAGGACGCCAATGTCAGGCTGATTAGAGAACTGCGGGCGGAAATCGCCAGACTGAAAGCTCTGCTGATTGAAGGCAATCAG ATTGCTCTGCTGGATTCTCCCACTGCTCTCAGCATGGAGGAGAAGCTGCACCAGAACGAAGCACGA GTTCTCCAGCTGACTAAAGAATGGACCAACAAGTGGAACGAGACACAGAACATCCTCAAG GAGGAGACACTGGCGTTGAGGAAGGAAGGCATTGGCGTGGTTCTGGACTCTGAGCTGCCTCACCTCATCGGCATTGACGACGACCTCCTCAGCACTGGCATCATCCTCTACCACCTCAAA GAGGGACGCACATTTGTGGGTAGAGAGGACGCGTCCACAGAGCAAGACATCA TTCTGCATGGTTTGGACCTGGAGAGTGAGCACTGTGTGTTTGAGAACCAGAATGGTACTGTGACGCTGGTACCACTCAGTGGAGCTCAGTGTTGTGTTAACGGTGTCCAGGTGACGACGCCCACTCAGCTCAATCAAG GTGCTGTGATCCTGCTGGGTAGAACCAACATGTTCCGTTTCAACCACCCCAAAGAGGCAGCCAAACTGCGAGAGAAACGCAAG AGCGGCCTGTTGTCATCCTTCAGTCTGTCCATGAGCGACCTGTCCCAGTCCTGTGAGAACCTCTCCACTGTCATGCTGTACAACCCGGG TCTCTACACTGACAAGGGCCCCATCTTTCTCAG GCTGGAGTTTGAGCGACAACAGCGTGAGGAGCTGGACAAGCTGGAGGTGAAGAG GAGGCTGATCAAGGAGATGGAGGCCAAGCAGCAGAGTGAGAAGGCGGAGCTAGAGCGCCTCCAGCAGGAGGTGGAGAGCCAGCGCAAGGAGTCTGAGGAAGTGCATCAGAGGATCCTCCGCCAGGAGGAGAGCCTTCGCCGCCGCAGTCAGGACATGGAGATCCTCCTGCGCCACCTCCTGGAGGAGAAGCAGCGCTTTGAGGAGGACAGACGCTCCCAGCTCCAGGAGGTGCAGGAGGGAGCAGAGGAGAAGCAAGACGAAGAGCAAAGGGAGATCTACCGAGAGCTGGAAGAGCTGAAGAGGGCGCGTGAGGAACAGCATGCACGTCTTGAGACTGAAAGGAGGCGTTTGGAGGAGCAGGAGAAGGAGCAGCTGAGCTTAGTCGGGAGGCTGCAGGCACAGCTAAGGGATGAAGAGGAGGCCGCACTCTCCCTGCAGAGCCAGGAGGAGGCAGGCCGCCTGGAGGAGGAGCAACGATCGCTGGCCGACATCAGGGAGGCGCTCCTGCGGGCCAGGGAGGTGGGAGGAGCCATTGAGGAGGCGAGGAATGCTTGTGATCGCTACACAGACTTCAAAGGAACTCAGGTGGAGGAGCTGGGCCGCATGGAGGAGGCGCTTCAGCGGCAGAAGGAACATTTGGAGAAGGAGGTCACCTCTCTGATCCCCCTGGCCCATAACCTGAAGGAGGAGCAGCATCTGCACTCCAAGGAGCGCCAGCTGAGGAACCTGGCCCAGAACCTCCTCCCCGCGCTGGCCGAGGAGAAACAGCGAGCAGAGGAGCTGCTAGAGCATCCTCCTGGCCCACAGGAGCTCCTGTACCAGGTGGAGAAGGAACtgcaggagaaggaggagaagcTGGAGGGCCACCGGGCCTGCGCTCAACACCTCTTGCACCTCCAAGAGACCTACCAATTCACGGCTGACGTGGCTCGTCAAGAAGAAAAGGTGAGGCTCAAGGAGAAGGAGATCCTGGAGTCCAAagagaagcagcagcaggaggccTTGGAGGAGGCGGTGGGCCGTCTGAAGAGGAGGCACTTGGCCCTCAGACGCTGCGCCTCCATGGAGGAGAAAGTCGCACACAG GGAGGAGCAGGAGAGCTACAAAAGAGAGGAGAACAGCAGGACGACTCACGTGCACACACTTCTGCCGCTCTCAGACGACCG GATTAACGCCTATATCGAGGAGGAGGTGCAGAGGAGGCTACGCAACATGAACCTCCTGAATGGTCTGTCGCTCTCCTGCCAGCCGCTCCAG GAGGAACAAGCAAGCACGTCGACACAGGAG GAAGACAAGCCGCCAAATAAGAACAATCCACTAAAGTTCAAATACGAG ACGGACGCAAGCGTCCACCAAAACCCTCCTGAAGCTCAGCAGAACCCTCAGGCAGAACCAGGGACCTGGGAAGAAGAGCCAGCGTCCATGCTTGAGTTCAGATTCGGTTGGGATCACATGGATGAAAACAGAAACATGACAGAGCATGTGGATAAGAGGCGGGTCCGGTCACTGGCATGTGACCCGGCTTCTTCCGAAGAGCTGACAGGCCACGGAACCAGAACTTGTTCTCACCAGAACTCTGAATCAAAGGAACCCTATGATGGTCAAACTGTCCCCCTAGAATCTAAAAAGAGGTCCAGTTTGGGCTACTTTGCTGTGAAGTTGTCTGAGGTGTACAGAACCGCCGGTCTGGGTCTGCAGGTGACGCGTGACATCTTTCACGGTGTTGGCGTGCGAGATGTGAAGGACTTGTTGTCTTACTATGTGACCCTAATGTCCAAAGAATTTCCCCTGATCCATCTCAGGGAGCCCACAGCAGAACCTGTTGCAGATCCAGCAGTAGAACCGCCTCATGTCCACACGGGACACAAAGTCAGTTTGTTGAATGTGGCAAAGGATGGAGCTCTTCCTTTGAGTGTGGACTGGTCCAATCTGGCCAAAGGTTCTGTGTCTTGTGTGAAGAGCTTTGGTCCTCATGTGTTCTCTCAAAGTCTGGTTCTGATGCCGCCAGCTTTGGACCGCCTCCAAGCGTCTCCCTCACACAAGATGCTGGAAACGTTGGAGACTCTGGCACCGTGCTCACGGGTCGGCCTGCTGCTGAGCGTTTTCTGGCTGAGAACGGCCAGCGCCGAGAAGCCACTGCCTCAAGCAGCATGCCTGCTTGTGTCAGAAAAGGCATTAACTGTGGTCTCAAGCGGAGCCGGTTCTGAAGACACCTTAGCTGTTTTCCAGCATGTGGGTCTCTGCCAGATCCACAAGGTCCAGATCAGCCTGGCGGGACAACACGTGCACTTGCTGGGCAGTTCTAATGATGTCCTCCTGGTGGTATTCACCCACAGCAAGGAACTCGCACAGGAGTTCTGCAGGGTGGTACTGAATGCTGTTGCCCCAGAAAAGTCCTCCGAGTTGGTCAAAGGTCACCCATTGTTGGACAATGACCTCATGGTTTTGTGTCTGGATTGGACCGCCAGAGTTCCTGACATTGTTATGGACCATCTCGTCATCACCTCCAGATTCAAGCGGGTTCTGGCGGACCTGCTCTATGTAGTCCATGGCAACATGGCCGGTTCTGACAAGCCCTCGCTGGCTGCCATCCAACCTCTGCTCTATACCAGTACCAGGATCTCCTGCACAGACCCAGACGCCATCTTGCAGTTCTTCCTAACAGATACCCACGTGGTTCTGCTCCAGGAGGATGCCGTCTTCCACCCGGCACTACCCGGGTCCATTTTGCTTCCCGTCCAACCGCATTTCCGGATCCTGGACCTGAGGCGTCGTAAGGACATCAGCTGTGTGCTCCTGAAGCGGAGACAGGAGTGTCTGCTGGTCCAGATAGTCTTCAAGAATCCACCAAATGGGTCAACCCATCAGAGCCATTCCTGGAAGCTATCTTTTGGTTGCATACCAGAAGTTGCCATCCTAGTTCAACACCTGTGCAGCTGA
- the kif16ba gene encoding kinesin-like protein KIF16B isoform X2, whose product MASVRVAVRVRPMDRREKDLMAKCIIKMDGTKTTITNLKIPEGITGDSTRDRTKTFTYDFSYDSADCKSSTFVSQDKVFRDLGSDVLKAAFEGYNACVFAYGQTGSGKSYTMMGNPGDAGLIPRICERLFGRIADATRWDEASFRTEVSYLEIYNERVRDLLRRKSTQTYNLRVREHPKDGPYVEDLSKHLVQNYSDVEELMEAGNINRTTASTGMNDVSSRSHAIFTINFTQAKFDAEMPSETVSKIHLVDLAGSERADSTGATGVRLKEGGNINKSLVTLGNVISALADLTQDGVNTNQKKKSVFVPYRDSVLTWLLKDSLGGNSKTIMIATVSPADINYGETLSTLRYANRAKNIINKPTINEDANVRLIRELRAEIARLKALLIEGNQIALLDSPTALSMEEKLHQNEARVLQLTKEWTNKWNETQNILKEETLALRKEGIGVVLDSELPHLIGIDDDLLSTGIILYHLKEGRTFVGREDASTEQDIILHGLDLESEHCVFENQNGTVTLVPLSGAQCCVNGVQVTTPTQLNQGAVILLGRTNMFRFNHPKEAAKLREKRKSGLLSSFSLSMSDLSQSCENLSTVMLYNPGLEFERQQREELDKLEVKRRLIKEMEAKQQSEKAELERLQQEVESQRKESEEVHQRILRQEESLRRRSQDMEILLRHLLEEKQRFEEDRRSQLQEVQEGAEEKQDEEQREIYRELEELKRAREEQHARLETERRRLEEQEKEQLSLVGRLQAQLRDEEEAALSLQSQEEAGRLEEEQRSLADIREALLRAREVGGAIEEARNACDRYTDFKGTQVEELGRMEEALQRQKEHLEKEVTSLIPLAHNLKEEQHLHSKERQLRNLAQNLLPALAEEKQRAEELLEHPPGPQELLYQVEKELQEKEEKLEGHRACAQHLLHLQETYQFTADVARQEEKVRLKEKEILESKEKQQQEALEEAVGRLKRRHLALRRCASMEEKVAHREEQESYKREENSRTTHVHTLLPLSDDRINAYIEEEVQRRLRNMNLLNGLSLSCQPLQEEQASTSTQEEDKPPNKNNPLKFKYETDASVHQNPPEAQQNPQAEPGTWEEEPASMLEFRFGWDHMDENRNMTEHVDKRRVRSLACDPASSEELTGHGTRTCSHQNSESKEPYDGQTVPLESKKRSSLGYFAVKLSEVYRTAGLGLQVTRDIFHGVGVRDVKDLLSYYVTLMSKEFPLIHLREPTAEPVADPAVEPPHVHTGHKVSLLNVAKDGALPLSVDWSNLAKGSVSCVKSFGPHVFSQSLVLMPPALDRLQASPSHKMLETLETLAPCSRVGLLLSVFWLRTASAEKPLPQAACLLVSEKALTVVSSGAGSEDTLAVFQHVGLCQIHKVQISLAGQHVHLLGSSNDVLLVVFTHSKELAQEFCRVVLNAVAPEKSSELVKGHPLLDNDLMVLCLDWTARVPDIVMDHLVITSRFKRVLADLLYVVHGNMAGSDKPSLAAIQPLLYTSTRISCTDPDAILQFFLTDTHVVLLQEDAVFHPALPGSILLPVQPHFRILDLRRRKDISCVLLKRRQECLLVQIVFKNPPNGSTHQSHSWKLSFGCIPEVAILVQHLCS is encoded by the exons CGAGCGTGTCAGGGATCTGCTGAGGAGGAAGTCCACTCAGACTTACAACCTGAGAGTGAGGGAGCACCCCAAGGATGGACCTTATGTAGAAG ATCTGTCCAAACACCTGGTCCAGAACTACAGCGATGTAGAGGAGCTCATGGAGGCAGGAAACATCAACCGCACCACTGCTAGCACGGGCATGAACGACGTCAGCAGCCGCTCGCACGCCATCTTCACTATAAACTTTACGCAG GCTAAGTTTGATGCTGAGATGCCCAGTGAGACTGTCAGCAAGATCCACCTAGTGGACCTGGCTGGCAGCGAGCGGGCAGACTCCACTGGTGCCACAGGTGTCAGGCTGAAAGAAGGCGGCAACATCAATAAGTCTCTGGTCACACTGGGAAACGTCATCTCTGCTCTGg CTGACCTGACGCAGGACGGCGTCAACACCAACCAGAAGAAGAAGTCTGTCTTTGTCCCTTACAGAGACTCTGTGCTAACATGGCTGCTCAAGGACAGCCTGGGCGGGAACTCCAAGACCATCATGATCGCCA CCGTCTCCCCCGCCGACATCAACTACGGCGAGACGCTGAGCACGCTGCGGTATGCCAACCGTGCCAAGAACATCATCAACAAGCCCACCATCAACGAGGACGCCAATGTCAGGCTGATTAGAGAACTGCGGGCGGAAATCGCCAGACTGAAAGCTCTGCTGATTGAAGGCAATCAG ATTGCTCTGCTGGATTCTCCCACTGCTCTCAGCATGGAGGAGAAGCTGCACCAGAACGAAGCACGA GTTCTCCAGCTGACTAAAGAATGGACCAACAAGTGGAACGAGACACAGAACATCCTCAAG GAGGAGACACTGGCGTTGAGGAAGGAAGGCATTGGCGTGGTTCTGGACTCTGAGCTGCCTCACCTCATCGGCATTGACGACGACCTCCTCAGCACTGGCATCATCCTCTACCACCTCAAA GAGGGACGCACATTTGTGGGTAGAGAGGACGCGTCCACAGAGCAAGACATCA TTCTGCATGGTTTGGACCTGGAGAGTGAGCACTGTGTGTTTGAGAACCAGAATGGTACTGTGACGCTGGTACCACTCAGTGGAGCTCAGTGTTGTGTTAACGGTGTCCAGGTGACGACGCCCACTCAGCTCAATCAAG GTGCTGTGATCCTGCTGGGTAGAACCAACATGTTCCGTTTCAACCACCCCAAAGAGGCAGCCAAACTGCGAGAGAAACGCAAG AGCGGCCTGTTGTCATCCTTCAGTCTGTCCATGAGCGACCTGTCCCAGTCCTGTGAGAACCTCTCCACTGTCATGCTGTACAACCCGGG GCTGGAGTTTGAGCGACAACAGCGTGAGGAGCTGGACAAGCTGGAGGTGAAGAG GAGGCTGATCAAGGAGATGGAGGCCAAGCAGCAGAGTGAGAAGGCGGAGCTAGAGCGCCTCCAGCAGGAGGTGGAGAGCCAGCGCAAGGAGTCTGAGGAAGTGCATCAGAGGATCCTCCGCCAGGAGGAGAGCCTTCGCCGCCGCAGTCAGGACATGGAGATCCTCCTGCGCCACCTCCTGGAGGAGAAGCAGCGCTTTGAGGAGGACAGACGCTCCCAGCTCCAGGAGGTGCAGGAGGGAGCAGAGGAGAAGCAAGACGAAGAGCAAAGGGAGATCTACCGAGAGCTGGAAGAGCTGAAGAGGGCGCGTGAGGAACAGCATGCACGTCTTGAGACTGAAAGGAGGCGTTTGGAGGAGCAGGAGAAGGAGCAGCTGAGCTTAGTCGGGAGGCTGCAGGCACAGCTAAGGGATGAAGAGGAGGCCGCACTCTCCCTGCAGAGCCAGGAGGAGGCAGGCCGCCTGGAGGAGGAGCAACGATCGCTGGCCGACATCAGGGAGGCGCTCCTGCGGGCCAGGGAGGTGGGAGGAGCCATTGAGGAGGCGAGGAATGCTTGTGATCGCTACACAGACTTCAAAGGAACTCAGGTGGAGGAGCTGGGCCGCATGGAGGAGGCGCTTCAGCGGCAGAAGGAACATTTGGAGAAGGAGGTCACCTCTCTGATCCCCCTGGCCCATAACCTGAAGGAGGAGCAGCATCTGCACTCCAAGGAGCGCCAGCTGAGGAACCTGGCCCAGAACCTCCTCCCCGCGCTGGCCGAGGAGAAACAGCGAGCAGAGGAGCTGCTAGAGCATCCTCCTGGCCCACAGGAGCTCCTGTACCAGGTGGAGAAGGAACtgcaggagaaggaggagaagcTGGAGGGCCACCGGGCCTGCGCTCAACACCTCTTGCACCTCCAAGAGACCTACCAATTCACGGCTGACGTGGCTCGTCAAGAAGAAAAGGTGAGGCTCAAGGAGAAGGAGATCCTGGAGTCCAAagagaagcagcagcaggaggccTTGGAGGAGGCGGTGGGCCGTCTGAAGAGGAGGCACTTGGCCCTCAGACGCTGCGCCTCCATGGAGGAGAAAGTCGCACACAG GGAGGAGCAGGAGAGCTACAAAAGAGAGGAGAACAGCAGGACGACTCACGTGCACACACTTCTGCCGCTCTCAGACGACCG GATTAACGCCTATATCGAGGAGGAGGTGCAGAGGAGGCTACGCAACATGAACCTCCTGAATGGTCTGTCGCTCTCCTGCCAGCCGCTCCAG GAGGAACAAGCAAGCACGTCGACACAGGAG GAAGACAAGCCGCCAAATAAGAACAATCCACTAAAGTTCAAATACGAG ACGGACGCAAGCGTCCACCAAAACCCTCCTGAAGCTCAGCAGAACCCTCAGGCAGAACCAGGGACCTGGGAAGAAGAGCCAGCGTCCATGCTTGAGTTCAGATTCGGTTGGGATCACATGGATGAAAACAGAAACATGACAGAGCATGTGGATAAGAGGCGGGTCCGGTCACTGGCATGTGACCCGGCTTCTTCCGAAGAGCTGACAGGCCACGGAACCAGAACTTGTTCTCACCAGAACTCTGAATCAAAGGAACCCTATGATGGTCAAACTGTCCCCCTAGAATCTAAAAAGAGGTCCAGTTTGGGCTACTTTGCTGTGAAGTTGTCTGAGGTGTACAGAACCGCCGGTCTGGGTCTGCAGGTGACGCGTGACATCTTTCACGGTGTTGGCGTGCGAGATGTGAAGGACTTGTTGTCTTACTATGTGACCCTAATGTCCAAAGAATTTCCCCTGATCCATCTCAGGGAGCCCACAGCAGAACCTGTTGCAGATCCAGCAGTAGAACCGCCTCATGTCCACACGGGACACAAAGTCAGTTTGTTGAATGTGGCAAAGGATGGAGCTCTTCCTTTGAGTGTGGACTGGTCCAATCTGGCCAAAGGTTCTGTGTCTTGTGTGAAGAGCTTTGGTCCTCATGTGTTCTCTCAAAGTCTGGTTCTGATGCCGCCAGCTTTGGACCGCCTCCAAGCGTCTCCCTCACACAAGATGCTGGAAACGTTGGAGACTCTGGCACCGTGCTCACGGGTCGGCCTGCTGCTGAGCGTTTTCTGGCTGAGAACGGCCAGCGCCGAGAAGCCACTGCCTCAAGCAGCATGCCTGCTTGTGTCAGAAAAGGCATTAACTGTGGTCTCAAGCGGAGCCGGTTCTGAAGACACCTTAGCTGTTTTCCAGCATGTGGGTCTCTGCCAGATCCACAAGGTCCAGATCAGCCTGGCGGGACAACACGTGCACTTGCTGGGCAGTTCTAATGATGTCCTCCTGGTGGTATTCACCCACAGCAAGGAACTCGCACAGGAGTTCTGCAGGGTGGTACTGAATGCTGTTGCCCCAGAAAAGTCCTCCGAGTTGGTCAAAGGTCACCCATTGTTGGACAATGACCTCATGGTTTTGTGTCTGGATTGGACCGCCAGAGTTCCTGACATTGTTATGGACCATCTCGTCATCACCTCCAGATTCAAGCGGGTTCTGGCGGACCTGCTCTATGTAGTCCATGGCAACATGGCCGGTTCTGACAAGCCCTCGCTGGCTGCCATCCAACCTCTGCTCTATACCAGTACCAGGATCTCCTGCACAGACCCAGACGCCATCTTGCAGTTCTTCCTAACAGATACCCACGTGGTTCTGCTCCAGGAGGATGCCGTCTTCCACCCGGCACTACCCGGGTCCATTTTGCTTCCCGTCCAACCGCATTTCCGGATCCTGGACCTGAGGCGTCGTAAGGACATCAGCTGTGTGCTCCTGAAGCGGAGACAGGAGTGTCTGCTGGTCCAGATAGTCTTCAAGAATCCACCAAATGGGTCAACCCATCAGAGCCATTCCTGGAAGCTATCTTTTGGTTGCATACCAGAAGTTGCCATCCTAGTTCAACACCTGTGCAGCTGA